A single genomic interval of Carassius carassius chromosome 24, fCarCar2.1, whole genome shotgun sequence harbors:
- the LOC132103778 gene encoding putative cyclin-dependent serine/threonine-protein kinase DDB_G0272797/DDB_G0274007, whose amino-acid sequence MNVTFGTLPNDAEIVNTIMKANATLNITTVTRTSPQLPKPLQPQLQPHLIQQHQQPPQHLQPITIQQHQQPPQHLQPILIQQHQQPPQHLQPILIQQHQQPPQHLQPITIQQHQQPPQHLQPILIQQHQQPPQHLQPILIQQHQQPPQHLQPHLIQQHQQPPQHLQPITIQQHQQPPQHLQPILIQQHQQPPQHLQPITIQQHQQPPQHLQPILIQQHQQPPQHLQPILIQQHQQPPQHLQPITIQQHQQPPQHLQPILIQQHQQPPQHLQPILIQQHQQPPQHLQPILIQQHQQPPQHLQPITIQQHQQPPQHLQPILIQQHQQPPQHLQPHLIQQHQQPPQHLQPILIQQHQQPPQHLQPILIQQHQQPPQHLQPILIQQQLQTQPHHLLPTLKQQHQQQPHLE is encoded by the exons ATGAATGTGACATTTGGAACCTTACCCAATGATGCAGAGATCGTAAACACTATTATGAAAGCTAATGCCACTCTCAATATCACCACAGTAACAC GGACCTCACCACAACTACCAAAGCCACTACAACCACAACTACAACCACACCTAATACAACAGCATCAACAACCACCCCAACATCTACAGCCAATCACAATACAACAGCATCAACAACCACCACAACATCTACAGCCAATCCTAATACAACAGCATCAACAACCACCACAACATCTACAGCCAATCCTAATACAACAGCATCAACAACCACCACAACATCTACAGCCAATCACAATACAACAGCATCAACAACCACCACAACATCTACAGCCAATCCTAATACAACAGCATCAACAACCACCACAACATCTACAGCCAATCCTAATACAACAGCATCAACAACCACCACAACATCTACAGCCACACCTAATACAACAGCATCAACAACCACCACAACATCTACAGCCAATCACAATACAACAGCATCAACAACCACCACAACATCTACAGCCAATCCTAATACAACAGCATCAACAACCACCCCAACATCTACAGCCAATCACAATACAACAGCATCAACAACCACCACAACATCTACAGCCAATCCTAATACAACAGCATCAACAACCACCACAACATCTACAGCCAATCCTAATACAACAGCATCAACAACCACCACAACATCTACAGCCAATCACAATACAACAGCATCAACAACCACCACAACATCTACAGCCAATCCTAATACAACAGCATCAACAACCACCACAACATCTACAGCCAATCCTAATACAACAGCATCAACAACCACCACAACATCTACAGCCAATCCTAATACAACAGCATCAACAACCACCACAACATCTACAGCCAATCACAATACAACAGCATCAACAACCACCACAACATCTACAGCCAATCCTAATACAACAGCATCAACAACCACCACAACATCTACAGCCACACCTAATACAACAGCATCAACAACCACCACAACATCTACAGCCAATCCTAATACAACAGCATCAACAACCACCACAACATCTACAGCCAATCCTAATACAACAGCATCAACAACCACCACAACATCTACAGCCAATCCTAATACAACAGCAGCTGCAAACACAACCACATCATCTACTACCAACCCTAAAACAACAGCATCAACAACAACCACATCTAGAG
- the LOC132103764 gene encoding uncharacterized protein LOC132103764: protein MFDDIYSKKFGPRFIRTIVIGFRSVARTKADSNVEAEVQLVFSEASTEPVPSNTDIVETLKEAVTNPTSSFNLPLDPTSITVIKSLQIIPLTIITNGTFVAALSNKNSTEFQNRASLIKTGLEPFFLADYPKSFSTISVTNFSDAGVKLRSVPKIRNSMDVVFGTDAVLPNSTQIMNTIVRAARNNTLPFQIFTSSIIINGTEFSSAEVSSSISMMTASFLVAVSLLVPWIH, encoded by the exons ATG TTTGATGATATCTATAGCAAAAAGTTTGGACCTCGTTTCATCAGGACCATTGTGATTGGTTTCAG ATCTGTTGCCAGGACAAAGGCAGACTCAAACGTAGAGGCAGAGGTTCAGTTAGTGTTCAGTGAAGCGTCCACCGAACCAGTCCCCAGCAACACAGACATTGTGGAGACTCTAAAAGAAGCAGTTACTAATCCAACTTCAAGCTTCAACCTCCCCCTTGATCCCACCTCTATTACTGTCATTA aaTCACTGCAGATAATTCCACTGACCATCATCACCAATGGAACCTTTGTAGCTGctctttcaaataaaaattcaACTGAATTTCAGAACAGGGCTTCGTTGATTAAAACAGGG CTTGAACCTTTTTTCCTGGCTGATTACCCTAAGTCATTCAGCACCATATCTGTAACAAACTTTAG TGATGCTGGTGTAAAATTAAGGAGTGTGCCTAAGATCCGAAACAGCATGGATGTTGTATTTGGAACGGACGCTGTTCTACCCAATAGCACCCAGATAATGAACACTATAGTTCGAGCAGCCAGAAACAACACGTTACCCTTCCAGATCTTCACTTCTTCAATTATAATCAATGGAACAG aattttcatcagctgaagTCAGCAGCAGCATC